Proteins found in one Siniperca chuatsi isolate FFG_IHB_CAS linkage group LG22, ASM2008510v1, whole genome shotgun sequence genomic segment:
- the snapc2 gene encoding snRNA-activating protein complex subunit 2 isoform X2, with protein sequence MVSVGKIHSVVESLKNKVISCASFKLKKKRWEEKVVRKPIEVWTHMASAVAGTLEEPISTAFSQMLIVSSTEPRTLRNCDPPQVHRPPTDKDRPVGRTVPLRPMPRLPVQGESPGTNKADPLLVLKTPAPTIGPAKRLPAPSQVVRVPNGKIPPPQQQPSTTAGTSPAATSCKSDAAKTAPSTSPQPASQTVTPVTGQVTPSSSSAAVVKTQSVGSTVIQTTQQPSEQHPTTTSTSKSTSSSSHTPLSTFATSLSQVPSTAPSSVASSSSASSSCSSTCSMPPLSTPAAAFHARFGRTSKYATKESPRMFGVKCIVNFERIYSYLSVIPKPNEECHLTPMESAIVLDLLMSLPEELPLLDCNKLHKHLVQVYQCLSSPADSKIAREMFKDLKDGLCAQTEAPSGRDSNRTNSQQNTAGTADSSDVTDSGEKKLQPDEAESQSSGNTSSQSEDADVMGVCPPLNPFMVPLKLLMRQ encoded by the exons ATGGTGTCCGTCGGGAAG ATTCACTCTGTGGTGGAATCTCTGAAGAACAAAGTGATCTCATGTGCCAGCTtcaagctgaagaagaagagatgggAGGAGAAGGTGGTCAGAAAGCCCATTGAGGTGTGGACACACATGGCTTCTGCTGTAGCTGGAACCCTCGAAGAACCCATTTCCACTGCTTTCTCTCAG ATGCTGATAGTGTCATCCACAGAGCCTCGCACCCTAAGGAACTGTGACCCTCCCCAGGTCCACAGACCACccacagacaaagacaggcctGTTGGTCGCACCGTCCCTTTGAGACCAATGCCTCGTTTGCCAGTCCAAG GTGAGTCTCCTGGCACCAACAAAGCCGATCCTCTCCTGGTACTCAAGACTCCAGCACCAACCATAGGCCCAGCCAAAAGACTCCCAGCACCATCCCAAGTGGTTAGAGTGCCAAACGGCAAAATCCCTCCACCCCAGCAACAGCCTTCTACTACAGCTGGAACCTCGCCTGCTGCCACCTCCTGCAAGTCAGATGCAGCAAAAACTGCGCCTTCTACATCCCCACAGCCTGCCTCTCAGACTGTGACCCCAGTTACAGGACAGGTCACACCCAGTTCTAGCTCTGCAGCAGTTGTAAAGACTCAGAGTGTTGGCAGTACTGTAATTCAAACTACCCAGCAGCCCTCAGAGCaacaccccaccaccacctctacTTCAAAGTCCACTTCATCCAGTTCTCATACACCCCTCTCCACCTTTGCCACCAGTCTATCTCAAGTCCCCAGTACTGCACCATCCTCTGTTGCATCTTCCAGTTCAGCCAGCTCCAGCTGCTCTTCTACCTGCTCCATGCCACCACTCTCCACCCCTGCTGCAGCATTTCACGCCAGGTTTGGTCGCACCAGCAAATACGCCACAAAAGAGAGTCCCAGGATGTTCGGCGTCAAGTGCATAGTGAACTTTGAGAGGATATATAGCTACCTGAGTGTCATCCCAAAGCCGAATGAGGAGTGTCATCTCACCCCCATGg AGAGTGCTATAGTGTTGGACTTGTTGATGTCTCTCCCAGAGGAGCTTCCCTTGCTGGACTGCAATAAACTGCACAAACATCTGGTCCAG GTGTACCAATGTCTTTCATCCCCTGCTGACTCCAAGATTGCAAGAGAAATGTTTAAAGACCTGAAGGATGGGTTATGTGCTCAGACAGAGGCACCAAGTGGCCGAGACAGCAACAGAACAAACAGTCAGCAGAATACTGCTGGGACTGCTGATAGCAGTGATGTCACGGACAGTGGAGAGAAGAAACTGCAGCCAGATGAAGCTGAGAGCCAATCATCAGGGAACACATCCAGCCAATCGGAAGA
- the snapc2 gene encoding snRNA-activating protein complex subunit 2 isoform X1: MKPPPRTRTKPDRNLKPEPVPQRSVNLACKWQRAEQRKLLNALKRLSRTAGGHEDIDYAFLRKYMPTRSISEIHSVVESLKNKVISCASFKLKKKRWEEKVVRKPIEVWTHMASAVAGTLEEPISTAFSQMLIVSSTEPRTLRNCDPPQVHRPPTDKDRPVGRTVPLRPMPRLPVQGESPGTNKADPLLVLKTPAPTIGPAKRLPAPSQVVRVPNGKIPPPQQQPSTTAGTSPAATSCKSDAAKTAPSTSPQPASQTVTPVTGQVTPSSSSAAVVKTQSVGSTVIQTTQQPSEQHPTTTSTSKSTSSSSHTPLSTFATSLSQVPSTAPSSVASSSSASSSCSSTCSMPPLSTPAAAFHARFGRTSKYATKESPRMFGVKCIVNFERIYSYLSVIPKPNEECHLTPMESAIVLDLLMSLPEELPLLDCNKLHKHLVQVYQCLSSPADSKIAREMFKDLKDGLCAQTEAPSGRDSNRTNSQQNTAGTADSSDVTDSGEKKLQPDEAESQSSGNTSSQSEDADVMGVCPPLNPFMVPLKLLMRQ; this comes from the exons ATGAAACCGCCGCCTCGTACACGAACTAAACCAGATCGCAACCTGAAACCTGAACCGGTACCGCAGCGTTCAGTCAATCTGGCCTGTAAGTGGCAGCGAGCGGAACAGAGGAAGCTCTTGAATGCCCTGAAAAGACTCAGCAGGACCGCTGGAGGCCACGAAGACATCGACTATGCTTTCCTGAGAAAATACATGCCTACTCGGTCCATTTCAGAG ATTCACTCTGTGGTGGAATCTCTGAAGAACAAAGTGATCTCATGTGCCAGCTtcaagctgaagaagaagagatgggAGGAGAAGGTGGTCAGAAAGCCCATTGAGGTGTGGACACACATGGCTTCTGCTGTAGCTGGAACCCTCGAAGAACCCATTTCCACTGCTTTCTCTCAG ATGCTGATAGTGTCATCCACAGAGCCTCGCACCCTAAGGAACTGTGACCCTCCCCAGGTCCACAGACCACccacagacaaagacaggcctGTTGGTCGCACCGTCCCTTTGAGACCAATGCCTCGTTTGCCAGTCCAAG GTGAGTCTCCTGGCACCAACAAAGCCGATCCTCTCCTGGTACTCAAGACTCCAGCACCAACCATAGGCCCAGCCAAAAGACTCCCAGCACCATCCCAAGTGGTTAGAGTGCCAAACGGCAAAATCCCTCCACCCCAGCAACAGCCTTCTACTACAGCTGGAACCTCGCCTGCTGCCACCTCCTGCAAGTCAGATGCAGCAAAAACTGCGCCTTCTACATCCCCACAGCCTGCCTCTCAGACTGTGACCCCAGTTACAGGACAGGTCACACCCAGTTCTAGCTCTGCAGCAGTTGTAAAGACTCAGAGTGTTGGCAGTACTGTAATTCAAACTACCCAGCAGCCCTCAGAGCaacaccccaccaccacctctacTTCAAAGTCCACTTCATCCAGTTCTCATACACCCCTCTCCACCTTTGCCACCAGTCTATCTCAAGTCCCCAGTACTGCACCATCCTCTGTTGCATCTTCCAGTTCAGCCAGCTCCAGCTGCTCTTCTACCTGCTCCATGCCACCACTCTCCACCCCTGCTGCAGCATTTCACGCCAGGTTTGGTCGCACCAGCAAATACGCCACAAAAGAGAGTCCCAGGATGTTCGGCGTCAAGTGCATAGTGAACTTTGAGAGGATATATAGCTACCTGAGTGTCATCCCAAAGCCGAATGAGGAGTGTCATCTCACCCCCATGg AGAGTGCTATAGTGTTGGACTTGTTGATGTCTCTCCCAGAGGAGCTTCCCTTGCTGGACTGCAATAAACTGCACAAACATCTGGTCCAG GTGTACCAATGTCTTTCATCCCCTGCTGACTCCAAGATTGCAAGAGAAATGTTTAAAGACCTGAAGGATGGGTTATGTGCTCAGACAGAGGCACCAAGTGGCCGAGACAGCAACAGAACAAACAGTCAGCAGAATACTGCTGGGACTGCTGATAGCAGTGATGTCACGGACAGTGGAGAGAAGAAACTGCAGCCAGATGAAGCTGAGAGCCAATCATCAGGGAACACATCCAGCCAATCGGAAGA